In SAR202 cluster bacterium, the genomic window TACCCTCCCCTCCTCACCCCCCCCCCCACCAGCCCCGGCCCCACGTGCGCTCCCACCACCGGCCCCAGCCGGGTTACCATCACCCTGCCCCTATCTCCACCACCCTGCACCAGCTTCCCCAGCCTTAACGCCAGCGCCTCCGCGTCCTGCGGCGTCGTGCTGTGGCACACCCAAACCTCCTTCGCCGACCCTATCCCCTCCGCCAGCCCCGCCAGCCGCTCCAGCGCCTTTCCCCGGCTGCGCACCCGCTCCATCGGGTGTATCTCCCCCTCCCCTAACGTCAATATCGGCTTCACGTTCAGCAGTGACCCCAAAAACGCCTGCGCCCGGCCTATCCGTCCCCCCTTCTGCAAATACTCCAGCGTATCCACCATAAAAAACACCTTCGTCTCCGCCGCCGCCCGCCGCGCCTCCTCCGCCACCTCCTGCTGCCCCGCGCCGCCCTTCGCCAGCCTCGCCCCCGCCAGCGCCGCTATCCCCAGCCCCATGGACGCCAGCAGCGAATCGACGATCACCACCTTCCCCGCGCTTCCCATCTGCTCCTTGGCCTGCGTCGCCGAATTCACCGTCCCGCTTAGCTTAGACGATATGTGTACCGACACCACCTGGTTCCCCTTCTTGGCCTCCTCCTGGTACACGCTCAGGAAGTCCTGCACCGCTGGCTGCGACGTTGTCGGCAAGGGGTTGCTCCCCACCAGCCGCTTATAAAACTCGTCCGGCCCTATATCCACCCCGTCCCTAAGCGTCTCCAGCCCCTTGTCCGCCTTCTGAAAGTTGACATAAAGCGGCACCACACGGACCCCCCAACGCTTCGCCTCCTCCACCGGCAAGTCCGCTGTGCTGTCGGTGACAATCGTTACGCCCATATCCCGCCTCCCGCGCAGATTGCCGAGAGTTTACACCTTTCCGGCTGCTGGCGGGAGACAGGCTGCCCTTTGACTGTCCGAGCGTCGATAATGTTCATCCATCCGAGTAGGTGTTTACTAAGGCCTTAACCTACGCCGTAACATCCAGTATAAACATCAACCCGCCGCCGCCCTCCACCTCGCTCCCGTCATTCGTGACGTGATGGTTGATATGGCAGTGCAGCAGCCACTTCCCAGGCTCGCGAGCCTCCCAAATCACGTCATACCGCTCCCCCGGCGCCACGTTCACCGTGTCCTTCACAAACACGGCGCCTTCAGGGACCGGCTGGCCGTCCGTCGCGGTTATGCTGAACGGCCCGCCGTGAATGTGCATAGGATGGGCAAAGGCGCTGCTGGATCCGATAAACCGCACCAGCAGCCGCTCTCCCACTCGCAATGGCACCGTTTCCGTGGCGGGGTAAGCCTTGCCGTTAATCGTGAAAAAGTTAGGCAGCTGCCCCTCCATCGGCATCGCGGGAAAGGTGTAGCCGTCGCGATGCAGCCACTCCTGAAGCTGCACCACCAGCTCCTTGTCCCACGCCGGCGCGGCGGGCGGCTGGGCCGGGTCGATAATAAGCGCCCCGTACAGCCCCAGCGCCTGCTGCCGGTCCACGTGGTCGTGCGAATGGTAGAAAAATGTGCCGTGCTGCCGCGCCACGAACTAGAATGTGAAGGTCTCGCCGGGCTTGATAGGCTCCTGCGTTATCTTCGCCGGCCCATCCATGGCGTTAGGCAGGATCAGCCCGTGCCAGTGTACCGCCGTCGACCCCGGCAGCCGATTGGTCACGTTTATCCGAATGCGGTCGCCCTCCGTCACGCGCAGCCGAGGTCCCGGCACCTGGCCGTTGTACGTATATGCCGCGACTTTCACGTCGGGCAGGATGTGCCAGTAAGCAATCGATGTCTCTATATCGAAGACCTTGACGCCGTCCTCTATTCGCGGTGGCAGCAGCTGGTCGCCTCGCGCGCTGGCGTCGGGCTGATGCAGCACGTCGTGAAGGCTTACCGCCGCCATATCCCGCATCGTATCGGCGTTGGTCTCGCGCGTCATAATCATCCCCGGCGGCATCACCAGCCCGCCCACGTCCCTGGCGCTGAGAGTGAGGTTATAGCGCGACGCGGACCACAAAACAGCTCCTGCCAGAGCAAGAAGCGTTAAGAGCGTCACCGCCAGGAGTTGCGGGCCTGTCACCGCGGAGGCGGGATTGTCGCCCACCATCATCCCCTCATGGCCCATTCCGGCGTGCCCCGTGCCTGAATCGCGGCGCCCTTCGTCGCCAGGGGGCCCATGTGCCGAATGGTCTTTCATAGCTCCTACGCCCCTCCCGCATGGCCCTCATGGGCTGGCCGGCTCTGCGCCGCAAGCTCTCGTAGCCGCTCGCGCTCCGCCTCCATACTGTGGCCGCCTTTGCCCAGTACGCGCTGCGTCCCCATGCCGTGCTTTAGTCCCTTTGCCACCAGCCACCAGTTGACCGGATACGCGGTAATAAACCCAACGCTCACCCCCGCGGACATAACACCCCAGTACAGCAGCTGGCTCGGCTCCATGGCCCGCATGTCCCGGCCCATCATCCCAGCCACCATCACCGGAATCATGCCCGCCATCACCATGTTCATCGACAGCCATTCCGGCATGAACGACATGCGCAACGCCTTCAGATACGATCCTCCCATCATGCCCTTCATAAAAAGCGCTTGAAAAATAAAAAGGCCAAACCCAAAGCCGGCAACGTACTCCACGATTAAGTCCAGCCACATCGGAAACCTCAGCAGCGCCGTCACCGTCGCTGCCAGGATGATGCCCGTGGCGTCCCCCGCCAGGCAGTGCATGGTAGATCCCATCGACTGCTTCCACAGCGGCTTGATGAACTCTTCGTGCGTGTACGGTCGAGGCTCCTTGCAGGAGAGGATGTACAGGCCCAGGCCTATCGGCCCCATATAGAGGGTGACTAGGCCCCACCCCCACTTCATCACCGTAAGCTCGGGGTTGTTGAAGTACGCGTCGTACGACACGTACGCCACCGAGGCTAGCGTAAGCGCGAACCGGACCAGCAGAAAGATGTCGATGTAAGCCAACGGCCCAAGCCCCGGCAAGCTCAAATCAGTCAATCTGCGTCTCCTATTGCCAATTGTCTCCTAGCTCTTCCCTTTTCCTTCTACGCTTGGTGCTCGTCGCCGCTGAGGCGTATAAAAGGAACTGACCGGTACTAAGAAAATTCCTTCTCCCCTTGTGGTAGAAGGCGCAGGTTGAGGGGTAAACCCTGGAGACACAATACACATATCAGACCAACCTGCCACCGCTCTCTCCTCCCTTCCCCCTCAAGAAGTGTGTCAAGGATAAGGGATGGGGATCCTACCTCGCCTTCGCATACTCCCTATGCCACCTCTCCCCCTTCTGCGCCAGCCCCAATCCCTCCCCTCCTCCGAACCTCCGATGCCTGAACCACGGCATCGCCCTGTGCGCCGACGCGTTCGCTCGCAAAAAGTTATACACCCCGTAATCGCACAGCCACCCCTCCATCTGCTCCATGTTCGGGTATAGCGGCGCAGCGTCCTTCCAGATAGCCCGCCCGCACAGAAACCCGCTGGCCCCCGCCTCCGTCGCCAGGCTGACCTGAGTCAGAAACTCCTCGATGTCCACCCCCGCGCTCAGTATCACCCACGGCGTACCCGACGCCTCGTTTAGCTCCCGGCACCGCTCCCGCACCGACTTCAGGTCGTACACCGCCTCCTGCGCCTTCCCGTCGAAAGCCCCGCCCGCAAACTCGCGCGTCCACTTCAGTTCCGACGGGAACTCCAGCTTTAAGATGTCGACATGGTACTCCTGGCGGCTGAACTCCTCCGCGCTCTTGATGACTATCTCCGGCTTCTTTAACGCGTACTCCGGCGTGTTCTCCCCCGGCTCCTTCAGCGCATACCCCACCAGCTCTAGCAAAAACGGCATATCCGCCTCAAGGCACTCCTCCCCCACTCGGCGCACCAGGTCTTGCTGGTGCTTCCGCATCTCCGACGACATATCAGGCCGGTAGTACACCAGCAGCTTCACCGCGTCCGCCCCTGCCCGTTGCGCCTTCTCCGCCGTCCACCCCTCGATGAGTTCCGTCAGCCGCTCCTTGCTCCCCGCCGACGCCGGCTGGTACCCCGACTCCTCGTGCGCCAGCAGCAGCCCCACCCGCGGCGGCAGGCGCTGTATCGTGTACGGGTATCCCACCAGCGGGTCCGTCAGCACCGCCGTCGAATACGGCGCCAGGATTTTAGTAATCGCCTCCTTGGCCCTCGCCATATCCTCCGTAGTTATCTCTCGATTCCCGCCCCCGGCCCTTGACAGCGCCCTCTCCAGCGACCCCCGCTGGTCGATAGCCAGCATCTTGAACCGCCCCTGCTCGTCCGTCAGCGACCGCAGCCTCTGCCACTTCCCCGCCGAAAATTCAAACCCCATCACTCCACCTCACCTTTCTACTTGTCTGGAGGCCTTCTAGCGTTCTATACCATGCCTGGTCTTTCTGACCCCATTTCCTTAGGACCTCTGGTGCTAATCTAGGTTCGTGTTCTTTGAACGGAATGACCG contains:
- a CDS encoding DegV family protein, translating into MGVTIVTDSTADLPVEEAKRWGVRVVPLYVNFQKADKGLETLRDGVDIGPDEFYKRLVGSNPLPTTSQPAVQDFLSVYQEEAKKGNQVVSVHISSKLSGTVNSATQAKEQMGSAGKVVIVDSLLASMGLGIAALAGARLAKGGAGQQEVAEEARRAAAETKVFFMVDTLEYLQKGGRIGRAQAFLGSLLNVKPILTLGEGEIHPMERVRSRGKALERLAGLAEGIGSAKEVWVCHSTTPQDAEALALRLGKLVQGGGDRGRVMVTRLGPVVGAHVGPGLVGGGVRRGG
- a CDS encoding DUF4396 domain-containing protein yields the protein MSLPGLGPLAYIDIFLLVRFALTLASVAYVSYDAYFNNPELTVMKWGWGLVTLYMGPIGLGLYILSCKEPRPYTHEEFIKPLWKQSMGSTMHCLAGDATGIILAATVTALLRFPMWLDLIVEYVAGFGFGLFIFQALFMKGMMGGSYLKALRMSFMPEWLSMNMVMAGMIPVMVAGMMGRDMRAMEPSQLLYWGVMSAGVSVGFITAYPVNWWLVAKGLKHGMGTQRVLGKGGHSMEAERERLRELAAQSRPAHEGHAGGA
- a CDS encoding DUF2090 domain-containing protein, whose translation is MGFEFSAGKWQRLRSLTDEQGRFKMLAIDQRGSLERALSRAGGGNREITTEDMARAKEAITKILAPYSTAVLTDPLVGYPYTIQRLPPRVGLLLAHEESGYQPASAGSKERLTELIEGWTAEKAQRAGADAVKLLVYYRPDMSSEMRKHQQDLVRRVGEECLEADMPFLLELVGYALKEPGENTPEYALKKPEIVIKSAEEFSRQEYHVDILKLEFPSELKWTREFAGGAFDGKAQEAVYDLKSVRERCRELNEASGTPWVILSAGVDIEEFLTQVSLATEAGASGFLCGRAIWKDAAPLYPNMEQMEGWLCDYGVYNFLRANASAHRAMPWFRHRRFGGGEGLGLAQKGERWHREYAKAR